GCCGAAATCGAAAAGAAGATTGCCGAATTCGGCACCAAAGCCAAGGATGGCAAGCTGAGTCTCGAAGATTTGACCGGCGGTACGTTCTCGATCTCGAACGGCGGTGTGTTCGGCTCCATGTTGTCGACGCCAATCATCAACCCGCCGCAATCCGCGATTCTCGGCATCCATGCGACCAAGGAGCGCCCCGTTGTCGAGAATGGCCAGATCGTGATTCGTCCGATGAACTATCTCGCGATGTCCTACGACCACCGCATCATTGACGGTCGCGAAGCTGTACTCGGTTTGGTCGCCATGAAGGAAGCGCTGGAAGATCCGGCTCGCCTGCTGCTGGACCTGTAAGAAAAGAAGCTTGGGGATCACGGGGACGAGGAAAACATCCTGCTCCGTGGTCCCTTTTTATTTTCGCGGAAAACGAAATTACGTATATGTCAAAAAACTTTGATGTGGTTGTCATTGGCGGCGGTCCTGGTGGCTATATCGCAGCGATTCGCGCTGCGCAATTGGGTTTCAGCACAGCCTGTATCGACGAATGGAAGAATGAGAAAGGCGGCCCGGCGCCGGGCGGCACATGCACCAACGTGGGTTGCATTCCGTCCAAGGCGTTGTTGCAATCGTCCGAACACTACGAGCATGCAGGGCATGCATTTGCCGAGCACGGTATTGAGGTCAAGGGTCTGGGGCTGAACCTCGGTCAGATGCTGTCGCGCAAGAATACGGTCGTAAAGCAGAACAACGATGGCATCCTGTACTTGTTCAAGAAGAACAAAGTCACGTTCTTTCACGGTCGCGGCTCTTTTGCAAAGGGTGATGCGAAGGGCTATGAAATCAAGGTGGCGGGTGCAGCTGAAGAAACCATCACCGCAAAGCATGTGATTGTTGCGACCGGCTCCAATCCTCGCGCACTGCCAGGTGTTGAGTTCGACGAAAAACTGATTCTGTCGAATACCGGTGCATTGGCGATCGATTCTGTACCGAAAAAACTGGGCGTGATCGGCGCCGGCGTGATCGGTCTGGAAATGGGCAGCGTCTGGCGCCGTCTTGGTGCCGATGTCACCGTGCTGGAAGCGCTCCCCGCTTTCCTCGGTGCGGTGGACGAGCAGATCGCGAAGGAAGCTCAGAAACTTTTTGCCAAGCAGGGACTGGTTGTCAGCCTTGGCGTGAAGATTGGTGCCATCACTTCCGGCAAGAAGGACGTGACGATCGAGTACACGGACGACAAGGGTAATGCGCAGAAGGCTGTCTTCGACAAGCTGATCGTTTCGATCGGTCGCGTACCGAACACGATTGGACTCAATGCCGAAGGTGTCGGACTCAAGCTCGACGAGCGTGGCTTCATTGCCGTCGATGGCGACTGCAAAACCAATTTGCCGAACGTCTGGGCAGTGGGTGACGTGGTGCGCGGCCCGATGCTCGCGCACAAGGCCGAGGAAGAGGGCGTCGCGGTTGCCGAACGCATCGCGGGTCAACATGGCCACGTGAACTTCAATACAATTCCCTGGGTCATATACACGTCGCCGGAAATCGCATGGGTCGGCAAGACCGAGCAGCAACTGAAGGCCGAAGGCGTGGCGTACAAGGCCGGCACGTTCCCCTTCATGGCGAATGGACGTGCCCGCGCCTTGGGTGATACGTCGGGCATGGTCAAGTTTCTGGCGGATGCAAAAACCGACGAGATCCTCGGCGTGCATATCGTCGGCCCGATGGCTTCCGAGCTGATTTCGGAAGCGGTTGTTGCGATGGAATTCCGCGCGTCGTCGGAAGACATTGCTCGTATTTGCCATGCCCATCCATCCTTGTCCGAGGCGACCAAGGAAGCCGCGTTGGCGGTCGACAAGCGTTCGCTTAATTTCTAAGGAGTCGCTCATGCGCCACTTGATCCTGATGCTTCCGATTGCACTCGTCGCATGTGCAACTACAGGGTCAAGCGGTGGCAATGTCGCGATTGAGACTACGGCGAATGGACAGTCCTTGCCTGGCGTGCAATGCGTCGTGAATAACTACAACGGCAGCTGGAATGTAACGACACCGGCAACGATTAATGTGGGTAGTGCGAACGGTGATCTGCGCATAGTGTGCGACAAGGAAGGCTACCGTACCTCTGAGATGGTTTTCAGGCCATCCGGCCCGCTTGGCTCAAGCGTCGGTCTTGGCGTGGGTGGAGGTGGTGGAAATGTCGGTGTCGGTGTCGGACTGAGTGTGCCGATCGCACTGGGTAGCGGTGGATATCCATCGAGGGTGACTGTCAATTTGAATCCGCAATAGGCTGGTTCGAGGAATATGCCGCGGATGTGCCCGGATACTCGGGCGGCGGAAGCGGTGATGAAGTTTTGTTGGATGGGCGAGCAAGGTCTCGCCCATTTTTTTGTCAATGCGCGGCAAACGCGGCCGATCGGAGAATATCGACCATGTTGCGGTTGCAACCCGGGCCGTAGTTGCCTCGTGCGGAAATTGATCAAACGGCGAATGGGCCAGTGCCGAAATCCCGAGATGGCGGCAAGAACAAGTGAAGCAGAATGATATGAACGTTAGGGAGTTCTACGAGCATGCGCTCACGCAGCGCGGCTTCAAGTCCGATGAGGCGCAGCGACGTGCAGTGGATCGGCTGCAGCAGGCTTATGACGAATGGATTGCGTACAAGTCGCAACGAGCCAACAAGTTCATGCGGCTCATCAGCCGCCCGGAGGTGCCGCGTGGCGTCTACATGTGGGGCGGCGTCGGTCGAGGCAAGTCGTTTCTGATGGATAGCTTCTACTCGGTGATTCCGGTCACGCGCAAGACGCGGCTGCACTTTCACGAATTCATGCGCGGCGTGCACCGCGAACTGGATGAGTTGAAGGGGGTGGCCGATCCGCTTGATGAAGTGGCAAAACGCATCGCGAAAAAGCACCGTCTGATCTGTTTCGACGAATTTCATGTATCCGATATCGCGGATGCGATGATTCTCTACAATTTGCTCAAGGCGCTGTTCGACAACGGCGTCTCGTTCATCATGACGTCCAACTATGTGCCGGACGCGCTCTATCCGGATGGCCTGCATCGTGACCGCATGCTGCCGACGATCGCACTCATCAAGGAAAAGATGGATGTGCTGAACGTGGATGCCGGCCTTGACTATCGCAAGCGGGCATTGCAGCAGGTCGATGCTTACCACATGCCGCTGGGTGCGGCGGCGGATCATGCACTGCGTGACGCATTTGCGGGCATCGCCGACACCACGGACGAGGATCCGCGCATTCATATCGAGGCACGTGAAATCAAGGCGCTGCGCAGGGCCGGCGGCGTAGTGTGGTTCGACTTCGCGACCTTGTGCGGAGGTCCGCGCTCTCAGAATGATTACCTTGAAATCGCAAGCCGCTTTCATACGGTGATCCTGTCGGGAATCCCGCGCATGTCGGCTTCCATGTCTTCGGAGGCGCGTCGATTTACCTGGCTGATCGATGTTTTGTATGACCACAAGGTCAAGCTCCTCATGTCTGCCGAAGTCGCGCCGGAGGAGCTTTACACGGAAGGCATGCTGGCGAACGAATTCCACCGGACGGTTTCGCGTATCATTGAAATGCAGTCTTCCGAGTATATGGAGACGGAGCGGCGTGATGTCGCGGGATCAATTTCTTGACCGGTTTTTATGGGACTTGACTATATGCATTTCAAGACGCTGGCATCGGCTCCGATGAGCGGCTTTTCGTTGGCAGTGTATGTTTCTTGCGCACTGGTTGCAATTCTGACGTTGGGTACTGCTCCGGCTTTTGCGCAGGATGCCGCGGTATCGGGCAATGCGCAGGTCGCTACATCTGTATCCGTCGCTTTGCCGGCTCGCTATCCCGCCGGCTCCATCGACTCCGTCCAGATGGCGGAGCGGGCGCTGGAAGAAACGTCAAGAGAACGTTCCGCCATTGAGGCCAGGTTTGCAACAGAGGAATCTGCGTGTCATCAGAAATTCTTCACGAATGCCTGCATCGATGCGGCCAAGGAGCGTCGCCGGCTTGCGATCAAACAGGTGCGGCCCATAGAGATCGAGGCAAACACTTTCAAACGTCAGATGCGTGTCACCGAGCGGGATCAGGCTTTGGCAGAGAAGGCGGCGCAGGAAGAGCAGGAAAGGCCGCAAAGATTGAAGCAGCAGCAGGAAAATGAGGCTGCTGCAGCACAGCAGGCAGCGGCCAAGGCAAACGAGCCGCAACGTGTTGAGCCGAAAGAACCAGTATCAGACCAACGCACTGCGCAGCATGAAGCCAGGATGAGGCAACTCCAGGCCAAAGAAGCGGCCAATGCACAAAAGCGTGCCGACAACGTTGCCGAGTACGAGGCGAAAGTACGGGAAGCCGAAGAGCGGCAACGCAGTGTTGCGACAAAGAAGCTTGAGAAGGAACAGAAGCGCGCCAACAGCGGACTCCCTGCAGCGAAGCAGTAGCGTCCCGGTCTTGGGGTTGTTGGCGCTGATGGATGGGATCGAGGCTGCTGATGCGGCCTTTAAATTGCGCGGCGTATTTTTCCGACCGTATAGTTTTTTGCTTCCTTGGGCGGTGCGGCGAGTTTCACGATGGCAAGTGTGCAGTTGTCTGCGGCAGAGCCAGAAGCGCGTTCACGCGCCTTGTTGATCAACATCTCGGATGCCTGGCGTGGGGAGTTCATCGCGATTGCCGCACCCAGTTCCGCATCATTGAAGTATTGCCAAAGCCCGTCGCTGCAAAGCAGGAAGGCATCGCCGGCTTTCAAGCCATGGTGGCATCCGATCGTGATTTCAGGCGTGAGATCCTTTGATCCCAATGCGTTGACCAGCACGTTTGCAAGCCGATGGCGCTGTGCCTCTTCGCGCGACAGCTTGCCGTCCTTTACCAGCTTTTCAACATAAGAATGGTCGACTGTGCGATCGGCGATATTCGGGCCTTCGAATCGATACAGGCGAGAGTCGCCGACATGGGCCCAGATTGCGCTTCGTTCCGGCGTTACGACAAGCGCAACCATTGTGCTGTGCGGGTCCTTCTTCGACGAAATTGCAGTGAGCTGAATGATGGTGTGCGCGTCGCGTGCAATGGCGGCCAGCATTGTCTCGACATCGTCTGTTTGCGGAGAAAACAAGTCGAATGTCTGCTTGGCGGTACGAATCACTTGTTCAGCCGCGAGCGCGCCGCCACTCAGGCCTCCCATGCCATCGGCGAGCACGGCCATCATGTAGCCGGGTGCCTTGGGGGCCGCAAACAATGCAGTGCGATCCTGTTGCTCTTGCCGATCGCCAAGGTGTTGGCCCGTGCCCGCTTCGATCTTGTATTGGCTCATAAGTGTGGGTAGATTAAACTGCCGAACGGCAATCCATTATTGCATGTGAGAAAAGTCATGCTGGATGTTGATAGATTTTGTTACAGATGGTCAACATCATGCGATAGCACAAGGTGTTCCAAGCGAGTAAGCGAGTATACGCATATCACTTTCACTCTTAAAATAGTGGCTACAAGCCCTCCCGGAAAAGATCATGACGCCTTCCGAAGAAATAAAGCAACGCATCATTGAATTGGAAGTGGAGCATCGCGATCTGGATGCCGTCATCGACCTGCTGGTGTGTGACATCCGCCACGACGAGTTGCAATTGCGGCGCCTGAAA
The Noviherbaspirillum cavernae DNA segment above includes these coding regions:
- the lpdA gene encoding dihydrolipoyl dehydrogenase, coding for MSKNFDVVVIGGGPGGYIAAIRAAQLGFSTACIDEWKNEKGGPAPGGTCTNVGCIPSKALLQSSEHYEHAGHAFAEHGIEVKGLGLNLGQMLSRKNTVVKQNNDGILYLFKKNKVTFFHGRGSFAKGDAKGYEIKVAGAAEETITAKHVIVATGSNPRALPGVEFDEKLILSNTGALAIDSVPKKLGVIGAGVIGLEMGSVWRRLGADVTVLEALPAFLGAVDEQIAKEAQKLFAKQGLVVSLGVKIGAITSGKKDVTIEYTDDKGNAQKAVFDKLIVSIGRVPNTIGLNAEGVGLKLDERGFIAVDGDCKTNLPNVWAVGDVVRGPMLAHKAEEEGVAVAERIAGQHGHVNFNTIPWVIYTSPEIAWVGKTEQQLKAEGVAYKAGTFPFMANGRARALGDTSGMVKFLADAKTDEILGVHIVGPMASELISEAVVAMEFRASSEDIARICHAHPSLSEATKEAALAVDKRSLNF
- the zapE gene encoding cell division protein ZapE, which gives rise to MNVREFYEHALTQRGFKSDEAQRRAVDRLQQAYDEWIAYKSQRANKFMRLISRPEVPRGVYMWGGVGRGKSFLMDSFYSVIPVTRKTRLHFHEFMRGVHRELDELKGVADPLDEVAKRIAKKHRLICFDEFHVSDIADAMILYNLLKALFDNGVSFIMTSNYVPDALYPDGLHRDRMLPTIALIKEKMDVLNVDAGLDYRKRALQQVDAYHMPLGAAADHALRDAFAGIADTTDEDPRIHIEAREIKALRRAGGVVWFDFATLCGGPRSQNDYLEIASRFHTVILSGIPRMSASMSSEARRFTWLIDVLYDHKVKLLMSAEVAPEELYTEGMLANEFHRTVSRIIEMQSSEYMETERRDVAGSIS
- a CDS encoding PP2C family protein-serine/threonine phosphatase; amino-acid sequence: MSQYKIEAGTGQHLGDRQEQQDRTALFAAPKAPGYMMAVLADGMGGLSGGALAAEQVIRTAKQTFDLFSPQTDDVETMLAAIARDAHTIIQLTAISSKKDPHSTMVALVVTPERSAIWAHVGDSRLYRFEGPNIADRTVDHSYVEKLVKDGKLSREEAQRHRLANVLVNALGSKDLTPEITIGCHHGLKAGDAFLLCSDGLWQYFNDAELGAAIAMNSPRQASEMLINKARERASGSAADNCTLAIVKLAAPPKEAKNYTVGKIRRAI
- a CDS encoding YdcH family protein, whose product is MTPSEEIKQRIIELEVEHRDLDAVIDLLVCDIRHDELQLRRLKKRKLQLKDHITLLKMQLIPDIPA